One region of Brassica napus cultivar Da-Ae chromosome A10, Da-Ae, whole genome shotgun sequence genomic DNA includes:
- the LOC111201510 gene encoding THO complex subunit 5A: MGIFLESRGHMELISMSDGSMQREMSKDAMAPLELLRESKSSIEEIISRMLSIKNQGLPKSENRELLTQMFLNFINLRQANRAILMEEERVRRERESSKSPMDLTSLQLHNLTYEKSHYLKATRSSREFKSKYPNIDLISEQDFFRDAPEAIKSQTLSNDASHDLMLKRLNFELHQRKEVCKLRAELEQRKNCLLEANSERAKFLSSLPLHLKSLKKASLPVQNQLSLPNPKKLKYHDLAELLPPPLYVVYSKFMAQKEAFEEKIDIEVSGSLKDAQSYARQQAELNQESSDDDGKRQRKRLKKESSDEAGLYRVHPLKLVLHIYADETPDPKSHKLVMLKFEYLLKLNVVCVGIEESQDGPERNILCNLFPDDAGLEPPHQSTKLILGDDHAFDESRTSRPYKWAQHLAGIEVLPEMSLFVTGKNNTQNSDTASVSDHYSVQTVLRRIRAQKKG, translated from the exons ATGGGGATTTTTTTGGAGAGTAGAGGGCATATGGAGTTAATCTCCATGTCGGACGGAAGTATGCAAAGGGAGATGTCGAAAGACGCGATGGCTCCGCTAGAGCTACTCCGAGAAAGCAAATCCTCCATCGAAGAAATCATCTCGAGGATGCTCTCCATCAAGAATCAGGGACTCCCCAAATCTGAGAACCGCGAACTCCTCACTCAGATGTTTCTCAACTTCATCAACCTCCGCCAG GCGAATCGTGCGATTCTGATGGAAGAAGAGAgagtgagaagagagagagagtcatcAAAGTCTCCAATGGATCTCACTTCATTGCAGCTTCACAATCTCACGTACGAGAAGAGCCATTACCTCAAAGCCACCAGATCTTCCAGAGAGTTCAAATCCAAGTACCCCAACATCGATCTCATATCCGAACAAGACTTCTTCAGAGACGCTCCCGAAGCTATCAAATCTCAGACGCTCTCAAACGATGCTTCCCATGATTTGATGCTTAAAAGACTCAACTTTGAGCTCCATCAG AGGAAAGAGGTATGCAAGCTTCGAGCTGAGTTGGAACAACGTAAGAACTGTTTGCTGGAAGCTAACTCCGAGCGTGCCAAGTTTCTCTCAAGTCTCCCACTGCATCTCAAGTCTCTGAAGAAAGCATCTTTGCCTGTACAGAACCAGTTGAGTTTGCCGAATCCGAAGAAGCTCAAGTATCATGATCTAGCTGAGCTTCTTCCTCCGCCGCTTTACGTCGTGTATTCAAAGTTCATGGCCCAGAAGGAAGCttttgaagagaagatagaCATCGAGGTATCTGGGAGTCTTAAGGATGCTCAGAGTTATGCTCGCCAGCAAGCGGAACTGAACCAAG agAGCTCTGATGATGATGGGAAAAGGCAAAGGAAGCGACTTAAGAAAGAGAGTTCTGATGAGGCAGGACTGTATCGAGTCCATCCTCTTAAACTTGTCCTTCACATTTATGCTGATGAGACTCCAGATCCGAAATCACATAAGCTTGTTATGCTCAAGTTTGAGTACTTGTTGAAGTTGAATGTTGTATGCGTCGGCATTGAAGAATCTCAGGATGGACCAGAGAGAAATATCCTGTGCAACTTGTTTCCAGACGATGCTGgacttgagcctcctcaccag TCAACCAAGCTCATTCTTGGTGATGATCATGCATTTGATGAGAGCCGAACATCGAGGCCATATAAGTGGGCACAACATTTGGCGGGGATCGAGGTTTTACCTGAAATGTCACTGTTTGTAACTGGCAAGAATAATACTCAAAACAGTGATACAGCTTCTGTATCTGATCACTACAGTGTGCAGACTGTTCTGAGAAGAATACGGGCCCAGAAAAAAGGCTAA